A window of the Microbacterium sp. AZCO genome harbors these coding sequences:
- a CDS encoding M20/M25/M40 family metallo-hydrolase: protein MPTPETDLPEVVRIARDLIRFDTTNHGGGRATGEREAAEYVGAYLESLGLAPEYYEPIDRRTNVSARVPGRDAAKPALILHGHLDVVPAIADDWSVDPFGGEIRDGMLWGRGAVDMKDMDAMILTSVADLLRAGEQPERDLILTFFADEENGGVEGSALVVRDRPEWFAGATEAVSEVGGYSISAGGRRAYLLQVGEKALAWIKLIARGRAGHGSRHHPDNAVTRLAEAVAALGRTQWPISLTGTTRELLDGLAELTGVSAEDPDALAETTGAASGFIRSTLRTTTNPTGLEAGYKHNVIPDRAEALIDVRALPGTEAAVLAEIQAIVGDDVEIEVVHQDIGLEVPFAGDLVDAMVAGLGRHDPGIPVIPYLMGGGTDNKALSTLGIAGYGFAPLRLPADLDFTGMFHGVDERVPLDALVFGQRVLTDLIRSY from the coding sequence ATGCCCACGCCCGAGACCGACCTTCCCGAGGTCGTGCGGATCGCGCGCGACCTCATCCGGTTCGACACGACCAACCACGGCGGGGGTCGCGCGACGGGCGAGCGCGAGGCCGCTGAGTACGTCGGCGCCTACCTCGAATCGCTCGGGCTCGCGCCCGAGTATTACGAGCCGATCGACCGCCGCACGAATGTCTCCGCGCGCGTTCCGGGCAGGGATGCCGCGAAGCCCGCGCTGATCCTGCACGGCCACCTCGACGTCGTCCCCGCGATCGCCGACGACTGGAGCGTCGATCCGTTCGGCGGTGAGATCCGCGACGGGATGCTGTGGGGCCGGGGCGCCGTCGACATGAAGGACATGGACGCCATGATCCTCACGTCGGTGGCAGACCTCCTGCGCGCCGGCGAGCAGCCGGAGCGCGACCTCATCCTGACGTTCTTCGCCGACGAGGAGAACGGCGGCGTCGAAGGCTCCGCGCTCGTGGTGCGCGATCGTCCCGAGTGGTTCGCCGGCGCGACGGAGGCCGTCAGCGAGGTGGGCGGCTACTCGATCTCCGCCGGCGGGCGTCGCGCGTACCTCCTGCAGGTGGGGGAGAAGGCCCTCGCCTGGATCAAGCTCATCGCGCGCGGCCGCGCGGGCCACGGCAGCCGTCACCACCCCGACAACGCCGTCACCCGGCTCGCCGAGGCGGTCGCGGCGCTCGGTCGCACGCAGTGGCCGATCAGCCTCACGGGCACGACGCGCGAGCTGCTCGACGGCCTCGCCGAGCTGACCGGCGTCTCGGCGGAAGACCCGGACGCCCTCGCGGAGACGACGGGTGCGGCATCCGGATTCATCCGCTCGACGCTGCGCACGACGACCAACCCGACCGGGCTCGAGGCGGGCTACAAGCACAACGTCATCCCCGACCGCGCCGAGGCGCTCATCGATGTGCGCGCGCTGCCCGGCACCGAGGCCGCCGTCCTCGCCGAGATCCAGGCGATCGTAGGCGACGACGTGGAGATCGAGGTCGTGCATCAGGACATCGGACTCGAGGTGCCGTTCGCCGGCGACCTCGTCGACGCCATGGTCGCGGGCCTCGGCCGGCACGACCCCGGCATCCCGGTCATCCCGTACCTCATGGGCGGGGGGACCGACAACAAGGCGCTGTCGACACTCGGCATCGCCGGCTACGGATTCGCACCGCTGCGACTGCCCGCCGATCTCGACTTCACCGGCATGTTCCACGGTGTGGACGAACGCGTCCCCCTCGACGCGCTCGTCTTCGGTCAGCGGGTGCTGACCGATCTCATCCGCAGCTACTGA
- a CDS encoding undecaprenyl-diphosphate phosphatase — MHFFEAIILGFVQGLTEFLPVSSSAHLRILGEFLPGAQDPGAAFTAITQLGTETAVLIFFWRDIVRIVSHWWRALIGRIPRNDPDAKVGWMIIIGTIPIVLLGLVFQDLIEKQLRSLWLVAATLIIFGILLGVADWVGSKRRKMEDLTVGHGILYGLAQSLALVPGVSRSGGTITMGLFLGYERAAAARYAFLLAVPAVFGSGLYQLYKSLGEPTVFTLGETAVATVVAFLVGLGIIAFLMSWISKHSFLPFVIYRLLLGGTLIVLLLTGVLQPY, encoded by the coding sequence ATGCACTTCTTCGAGGCCATCATCCTCGGGTTCGTCCAGGGGCTCACCGAATTCCTCCCCGTCTCCTCGAGCGCCCACCTGCGCATCCTGGGCGAGTTCCTCCCCGGCGCCCAGGACCCGGGCGCCGCGTTCACCGCCATCACGCAGCTCGGCACCGAGACGGCCGTCCTGATCTTCTTCTGGCGCGACATCGTGCGGATCGTCTCGCACTGGTGGCGGGCCCTCATCGGCAGGATCCCGCGCAACGACCCCGACGCCAAGGTCGGCTGGATGATCATCATCGGCACGATCCCGATCGTGCTGCTGGGCCTCGTCTTCCAGGACCTGATCGAGAAGCAGCTGCGCTCGCTGTGGCTCGTCGCCGCGACCCTCATCATCTTCGGCATCCTGCTCGGCGTCGCCGACTGGGTGGGCAGCAAGCGCCGCAAGATGGAGGACCTCACGGTCGGTCACGGCATCCTGTACGGACTCGCGCAGTCTCTCGCGCTCGTGCCCGGAGTCTCCCGCTCGGGCGGCACGATCACGATGGGTCTGTTCCTCGGCTACGAGCGTGCGGCGGCCGCGCGCTACGCGTTCCTGCTCGCGGTCCCGGCCGTCTTCGGCAGCGGGCTGTACCAGCTCTACAAGAGCCTGGGGGAGCCCACCGTCTTCACGCTCGGCGAGACCGCGGTGGCGACGGTCGTCGCGTTCCTCGTGGGCCTCGGCATCATCGCGTTCCTCATGAGCTGGATCTCGAAGCACAGCTTCCTGCCGTTCGTGATCTACCGGCTCCTCCTCGGCGGCACGCTCATCGTGCTGCTCCTGACGGGCGTCCTGCAGCCCTACTGA
- a CDS encoding PAC2 family protein: MDGLGRRVLVAAFDGWNDAGEAASSAITQLRESGDYETVFSIDPELYFDYQYTRPQIASDNDGRRMLRWPEATILRPTRATRGTQLWLLTGVEPARAWQAFAGEFIDVALREDITGFVGIGSMMSDVPHTRPISVFAGSDNDRLRTALSLERSTYEGPVGILSVLSYAADAAGIPAASLWASVPHYVAGHTPSPKATLALLDRLEDLTGAQIERGDLASEAVAWEASIDAAAADDEEMTEYIRQLERTRDTWDSPEASGDAIAQEFERYLRRGGDGPTKPGRDEPRR; this comes from the coding sequence GTGGACGGACTGGGACGCCGAGTGCTCGTGGCCGCGTTCGACGGCTGGAACGATGCGGGCGAAGCCGCATCCTCCGCCATCACGCAGCTGCGCGAGAGCGGCGACTACGAGACCGTCTTCTCGATCGACCCCGAGCTGTACTTCGACTACCAGTACACGCGGCCGCAGATCGCGAGCGACAACGACGGGCGGCGGATGCTGCGCTGGCCCGAGGCCACGATCCTCCGGCCCACGCGCGCGACTCGCGGCACGCAGCTCTGGCTCCTCACGGGGGTCGAGCCGGCTCGAGCCTGGCAGGCCTTCGCCGGCGAGTTCATCGACGTCGCGCTCCGGGAGGACATCACCGGCTTCGTGGGCATCGGCTCGATGATGTCGGACGTCCCCCACACCCGGCCCATCTCCGTCTTCGCCGGCAGCGACAACGACCGCCTGCGCACGGCCCTGAGCCTCGAGCGCAGCACATACGAGGGGCCCGTCGGCATCCTGAGCGTGCTGTCGTACGCGGCCGATGCAGCCGGCATCCCGGCGGCGAGCCTGTGGGCGAGCGTGCCGCACTACGTGGCGGGGCACACGCCGTCGCCGAAGGCGACCCTCGCGCTCCTCGACCGCCTGGAGGATCTCACCGGCGCGCAGATCGAGCGCGGCGACCTGGCGAGCGAGGCCGTCGCGTGGGAGGCGTCCATCGACGCCGCCGCGGCCGACGACGAGGAGATGACGGAGTACATCCGCCAGCTCGAGCGCACGCGCGACACGTGGGACTCCCCCGAGGCGTCGGGCGATGCCATCGCGCAGGAGTTCGAGCGCTACCTCCGCCGCGGCGGCGACGGGCCGACGAAGCCCGGACGCGACGAGCCCCGCCGGTAG
- a CDS encoding HAD family hydrolase, which produces MSTPLPAAVLWDMDGTLVDTEPYWMAAETPLVEKFGGTWSHEQALRLVGLGLEDSARIFQDAGVRMGITDIVDHLTDDVMQQLATKGVPFRPGARELLTSLRDAGIQTALVTMSLRRMAQSVVDLIDFEAFDVIVAGDESTRPKPFPDPYLQACDLLGVAPADTVAIEDSPNGLRSAVASGAAVIGVPLMVSVAGAGAHTIWPTLEGRTADDIAAFHREHTARKGALR; this is translated from the coding sequence GTGAGTACGCCCCTGCCCGCCGCGGTCCTCTGGGACATGGACGGCACCCTCGTCGACACCGAGCCCTACTGGATGGCGGCCGAGACGCCCCTCGTCGAGAAGTTCGGCGGCACGTGGTCGCACGAGCAGGCGCTCCGGCTCGTGGGGCTCGGGCTCGAGGACTCCGCACGCATCTTCCAGGACGCGGGCGTGCGCATGGGCATCACCGACATCGTCGACCACCTGACGGACGACGTCATGCAGCAGCTGGCGACGAAGGGCGTGCCGTTCCGCCCCGGCGCCCGAGAGCTCCTCACGAGCCTGCGGGACGCAGGCATCCAGACCGCCCTCGTGACGATGTCGCTGCGCCGCATGGCCCAGTCGGTCGTCGACCTCATCGACTTCGAGGCGTTCGACGTCATCGTCGCGGGGGACGAGTCGACCCGGCCCAAGCCCTTCCCCGACCCGTACCTGCAGGCCTGCGACCTCCTCGGCGTCGCCCCGGCCGACACCGTCGCGATCGAGGACTCGCCCAACGGCCTGCGCTCGGCCGTCGCATCCGGAGCGGCCGTCATCGGCGTACCGCTCATGGTGTCGGTCGCAGGCGCGGGGGCCCACACCATCTGGCCGACGCTCGAAGGCCGCACGGCCGACGACATCGCGGCCTTCCACCGCGAGCACACCGCTCGGAAGGGAGCTCTGCGATGA
- a CDS encoding tRNA (adenine-N1)-methyltransferase — translation MTSARPSGPFRVGDRVQLTGPKGRLHTITLREEGELHTHHGVLRHTALIGQPDGSVVTNSGGHEYLALRPLLRDFVMSMPRGAAIVYPKDAAQILAEADVFPGATVVEAGVGSGALSLWILRAVGSEGRLVSFERRPEFAEVAQANVETFVGETPANWEVVVGDLVEALPDAVAPASVDRVVLDMLAPWECIDVVADALTPGGVVVCYVATATQLSRVAEYIRNTGLFTEPDANETMVRGWHVEGLAVRPDHRMVAHTGFLVWARRLAPGAVPPEQKRRASKTSYGDEDVELWTPGAVGDRQITDKNLRKRVREAQRAADGARLAAAGSSDEDPSA, via the coding sequence ATGACCTCGGCACGACCCAGCGGACCGTTCCGCGTCGGCGATCGCGTGCAGCTCACGGGCCCCAAGGGCCGGCTGCACACGATCACCCTCCGCGAGGAGGGCGAGCTCCACACGCACCACGGCGTCCTCAGGCACACGGCCCTCATCGGCCAGCCCGACGGCTCGGTGGTCACCAACAGCGGCGGCCACGAGTACCTCGCCCTGCGGCCGCTCCTGCGCGACTTCGTCATGTCGATGCCGCGGGGCGCCGCGATCGTCTACCCCAAGGACGCCGCGCAGATCCTCGCCGAAGCCGATGTCTTCCCCGGTGCGACGGTCGTCGAGGCGGGAGTCGGGTCGGGCGCGCTGTCGCTGTGGATCCTGCGTGCCGTCGGATCGGAGGGGCGCCTGGTCTCGTTCGAGCGCCGCCCCGAGTTCGCCGAGGTCGCGCAGGCGAACGTCGAGACCTTCGTCGGCGAGACGCCGGCGAACTGGGAGGTCGTCGTGGGTGATCTCGTGGAGGCGCTCCCGGATGCGGTGGCTCCGGCATCCGTCGATCGCGTCGTGCTCGACATGCTGGCGCCGTGGGAGTGCATCGACGTCGTCGCCGACGCGCTCACGCCCGGCGGTGTCGTGGTCTGCTACGTCGCCACCGCGACGCAGCTCAGCCGCGTGGCCGAGTACATCCGCAACACGGGCCTGTTCACCGAGCCGGACGCCAACGAGACGATGGTCCGCGGCTGGCACGTCGAGGGCCTGGCCGTGCGGCCCGACCACCGCATGGTCGCGCACACGGGATTCCTCGTGTGGGCGCGACGGCTCGCTCCGGGCGCCGTGCCGCCCGAGCAGAAGCGTCGCGCGTCGAAGACGAGCTACGGCGACGAAGACGTCGAGCTGTGGACGCCGGGCGCCGTCGGCGACCGTCAGATCACCGACAAGAACCTCCGCAAGCGCGTGCGCGAGGCCCAGCGTGCGGCGGACGGCGCGCGCCTGGCCGCCGCGGGGTCAAGCGATGAGGACCCTTCCGCCTAA
- a CDS encoding WYL domain-containing protein, which translates to MPAKSPVRNPPEERLLNLVVALMATEQGLTKDTILTSVSGYREQGDAGASKDALEKMFERDKESLRGLGVPIETIGDRADPDDLREARYRVPTAEYELPDDIEFTPAEIALLNLAGGVWSESSMSADARSGLRKIRALGFAVDDPIIGYSPRISLHDPSFPALQQAIEECRVVTFAYLKPGEEEPRQRRVRPLALVEYEARWHVFGFDLNIDADRTFLLSRIVGDVETTRQTFDPALRDGAGERALAGLEELAERQLALLEVTPGTEAALRLSRRSRPAPQGIHLPYVDELILAEELASYGPEVRVVEPEGLRRRVIDRLAATLERHGGAA; encoded by the coding sequence GTGCCCGCGAAGTCCCCTGTCCGCAACCCGCCCGAGGAGCGGCTGCTGAACCTCGTCGTCGCCCTCATGGCGACGGAGCAGGGGCTGACGAAGGACACCATCCTCACGAGCGTCTCGGGCTACCGGGAGCAGGGCGATGCCGGCGCGTCCAAGGACGCGCTCGAGAAGATGTTCGAGCGCGACAAGGAGAGCCTCCGCGGCCTCGGCGTGCCGATCGAGACGATCGGCGACCGCGCGGATCCCGACGACCTCCGGGAAGCGCGCTACCGCGTGCCGACGGCGGAATACGAGCTGCCCGACGACATCGAGTTCACCCCCGCCGAGATCGCCCTGCTCAACCTCGCGGGCGGCGTCTGGAGCGAGAGCTCGATGTCGGCCGATGCCCGCAGCGGCCTCCGCAAGATCCGCGCGCTCGGCTTCGCGGTCGACGACCCGATCATCGGCTACTCGCCGCGCATCAGCCTGCACGACCCGTCGTTCCCCGCCCTGCAGCAGGCGATCGAGGAGTGCCGGGTCGTCACGTTCGCGTACCTGAAGCCCGGCGAGGAGGAGCCGCGGCAGCGCCGCGTGCGACCCCTCGCCCTCGTCGAGTACGAGGCGCGCTGGCATGTCTTCGGCTTCGACCTCAACATCGACGCCGATCGCACGTTCCTGCTGTCCCGCATCGTCGGCGACGTCGAGACGACGCGTCAGACCTTCGATCCGGCGCTGCGGGATGGCGCCGGCGAGCGCGCCCTCGCGGGGCTCGAAGAGCTCGCCGAGCGGCAGCTGGCGCTTCTCGAGGTCACCCCCGGCACCGAGGCGGCGCTCCGGCTGAGCCGTCGCTCCCGCCCTGCGCCTCAGGGCATCCACCTCCCGTACGTCGACGAGCTGATCCTCGCGGAGGAGCTCGCGTCGTACGGTCCGGAGGTGCGTGTCGTCGAGCCCGAGGGCCTGCGTCGACGCGTCATCGATCGGCTGGCGGCGACCCTCGAGAGACACGGGGGAGCGGCGTGA
- a CDS encoding WYL domain-containing protein, which yields MSARRPLIATDRAAILLQLVPYLIGKGEVSIEEAADEFDVSPDQMRSMVEKLTVIGLPGERGYWQMANDLFDIDWDLLDERGLIVITNSVGLERSPKLTAREAAALLAGLQLARSIPGVGDTDLYAGLLAKLARGASATPADVIVAPAPVDEARDIVSAAVRDGVALSFTYKAPDAAPTTRTVDPVKVHIANGQWYLQGWCHLREAMRTFHLDRVSELRLTDIPITHGGEPAPGWFETSADDVVVRVRFPSAVGPLLGDYLDRADVTTDDDGVSIATMRVADELSLRRLAARRGGAVEILEPAGARQAAADWAAAGLAQYR from the coding sequence GTGAGCGCCCGCCGCCCGCTCATCGCGACCGACCGCGCCGCGATCCTCCTCCAGCTCGTGCCGTATCTCATCGGCAAGGGCGAGGTGTCGATCGAGGAGGCGGCCGACGAGTTCGACGTGTCGCCCGACCAGATGCGGTCGATGGTCGAGAAGCTCACCGTGATCGGCCTCCCCGGCGAGCGGGGGTACTGGCAGATGGCGAACGATCTGTTCGACATCGACTGGGACCTCCTCGACGAGCGCGGCCTCATCGTCATCACGAACTCGGTGGGCCTCGAGCGCAGCCCGAAGTTGACGGCCCGCGAGGCTGCGGCGCTCCTCGCCGGCCTGCAGCTCGCGCGCAGCATCCCCGGAGTCGGCGACACCGACCTGTACGCGGGCCTGCTCGCGAAGCTCGCCCGTGGCGCCTCGGCGACCCCCGCCGACGTCATCGTCGCACCGGCACCCGTCGACGAGGCGCGCGACATCGTGTCGGCCGCGGTGCGCGACGGCGTCGCGCTGTCGTTCACTTACAAGGCTCCGGATGCCGCGCCCACGACCCGCACGGTCGACCCCGTCAAGGTGCACATCGCGAACGGCCAGTGGTATCTGCAGGGCTGGTGCCACCTGCGCGAGGCGATGCGCACGTTCCACCTCGACCGCGTCAGCGAGCTGCGGCTTACCGACATCCCGATCACGCACGGCGGGGAACCCGCCCCGGGCTGGTTCGAGACGAGCGCCGACGACGTCGTGGTGCGCGTCCGCTTCCCCTCCGCGGTCGGGCCGCTCCTGGGCGACTACCTCGACCGTGCCGACGTGACCACGGACGACGACGGCGTGTCGATCGCGACGATGCGCGTCGCCGACGAGCTCAGCCTGCGGCGACTCGCCGCGCGCCGAGGGGGAGCCGTCGAGATCCTCGAGCCCGCCGGCGCCCGCCAGGCCGCGGCGGACTGGGCGGCGGCGGGCCTCGCGCAGTACCGCTGA
- the tatA gene encoding Sec-independent protein translocase subunit TatA → MLGNLNGWHLLILLAVILLLFGAAKLPALAKSVGQSARVFRGEMKAMKEDDAQSTDGTAASTAVDPAATATTPPKPADSAEPKP, encoded by the coding sequence ATGCTCGGCAACCTCAACGGCTGGCACCTTCTCATCCTGCTCGCCGTGATCCTGCTCCTGTTCGGCGCCGCGAAGCTTCCCGCCCTCGCGAAGAGCGTCGGCCAGTCCGCCCGCGTCTTCCGCGGCGAGATGAAGGCGATGAAGGAGGACGACGCGCAGTCGACCGACGGCACCGCCGCCTCGACGGCCGTCGATCCCGCCGCGACCGCGACGACGCCCCCGAAGCCCGCGGATTCCGCCGAACCCAAGCCGTAG
- the tatC gene encoding twin-arginine translocase subunit TatC: MSLGQHLIELRRRLVIAAIALVVGMVVAFFITDWVLWLITEPIRVIAAENGDTRKVELMFSTVTSAFDLRLRISFAIGLLISAPVWLWQIWAFIMPGLTRKEIKYTWGFLGAAIPLFFIGAFVGLQVMPHIVELMNQFVPEGGASFYDAQYYYDFVFKLLIVVGVAFVLPVFLVALNLAGVMSGRAILKGWRVAIIIATAFAALATPAADVVSMLILAGILIVLFFAAAAISMLFDRRRSKREAALLPPGSAA, translated from the coding sequence ATGTCGCTCGGGCAGCATCTGATCGAGCTCCGCAGGCGCCTCGTCATCGCCGCCATCGCCCTCGTCGTGGGCATGGTCGTCGCGTTCTTCATCACCGACTGGGTGCTGTGGCTCATCACGGAGCCGATCCGCGTCATCGCCGCCGAGAACGGCGACACGCGCAAGGTGGAGCTGATGTTCAGCACCGTCACGTCGGCGTTCGATCTGCGGCTGCGCATCTCGTTCGCGATCGGCCTGCTGATCTCCGCCCCCGTCTGGCTCTGGCAGATCTGGGCGTTCATCATGCCCGGGCTCACGCGCAAGGAGATCAAGTACACGTGGGGGTTCCTCGGCGCCGCGATCCCGCTCTTCTTCATCGGCGCCTTCGTCGGCCTGCAGGTCATGCCGCACATCGTCGAGCTGATGAACCAGTTCGTCCCGGAGGGCGGCGCGTCGTTCTATGACGCGCAGTACTACTACGACTTCGTCTTCAAGCTCCTCATCGTCGTGGGCGTCGCGTTCGTGCTGCCCGTGTTCCTCGTGGCGCTCAATCTGGCCGGGGTCATGTCCGGCCGCGCGATCCTCAAGGGCTGGCGGGTCGCGATCATCATCGCGACGGCGTTCGCGGCTCTCGCGACGCCGGCCGCCGACGTCGTGAGCATGCTGATCCTGGCCGGCATCCTCATCGTCCTCTTCTTCGCGGCGGCGGCGATCTCGATGCTGTTCGATCGGCGCAGGTCGAAGCGCGAGGCAGCCCTGTTGCCGCCCGGGTCGGCCGCATGA
- a CDS encoding DEAD/DEAH box helicase, producing the protein MSEPSPAERYSRARDNRSHPVTADFAASQRFTLDPFQLEGCRALEEGRSVLVAAPTGAGKTIVGEFAVHLAMREPGDTRHPPKAFYTTPMKALSNQKFRELVDVYGADDVGLLTGDTNINGNARVVVMTTEVLRNMLYADSSALRGLRYVVMDEVHYLADRFRGAVWEEVIIHLPPEVRLVSLSATVSNAEEFGDWLDTVRGDTEVIVSEVRPVPLEQHVLVRGDLLPLFDDRAGIATAQVNQELMRIRSFKGATYENNRRAQSMNSAKQRGYEASRRRPHKGGTRPVRSANVQRIERLDRPDVVELLERANLLPAIFFIFSRIGCDAAVGQVRRSGMRLTTQEERLEIRAIVEDRTRTLLDEDLAVLGYYEWLDNLERGVASHHAGLLPAFKEVVEELFQRKLVKVVFATETLALGINMPARTVVLEKLEKFNGEARVAITSGEYTQLTGRAGRRGIDVEGHAVIQWTEGLDPQAVAALASRRTYPLNSSFRPTYNMAVNLIDQFGRGRAREILESSFAQFQADRSVVGLARQVREQEESLAGYEQAMTCDRGDFAEYSQIRRDLSDLEKINRKDANASRATRDQRQRELSSLRKRMQRHPCHQCPDREHHARWAERYWRLRRTVDNLRRQIETRTGTVARVFDRVVDVLGELDYVRVDDEGATRLTASGRTMRRIYGERDLLVSESLRTGIWNDLDAASLAALACCLVYEPRRDEGGPGEQRLPRGPFRHALGETHELWQKLDDLEREHRLPGSEPIATGLAQAMHSWARGVPLDRVLIEADMAAGDFVRWSKQTIDLLDQVSIVADASLGSVARKALDAVRRGIVAYSSV; encoded by the coding sequence ATGAGCGAGCCGAGTCCCGCCGAGCGGTACTCGCGGGCGCGTGACAACCGCTCGCACCCCGTCACAGCCGACTTCGCAGCATCCCAGAGATTCACCCTGGATCCTTTCCAGCTGGAGGGATGCCGCGCCCTCGAGGAGGGCCGGAGCGTCCTCGTCGCGGCGCCCACCGGCGCCGGCAAGACGATCGTCGGCGAGTTCGCGGTGCATCTCGCGATGCGCGAGCCCGGCGACACGAGGCATCCGCCCAAGGCGTTCTACACGACGCCCATGAAGGCGCTGTCGAACCAGAAGTTCCGTGAGCTCGTCGACGTCTACGGCGCAGATGACGTCGGGCTGCTGACGGGCGACACGAACATCAACGGCAACGCCCGTGTCGTCGTCATGACGACCGAGGTGCTGCGGAACATGCTCTACGCCGATTCGTCGGCGCTGCGGGGTCTGCGGTACGTCGTGATGGACGAGGTCCACTACCTCGCCGACCGCTTCCGGGGCGCCGTGTGGGAAGAGGTCATCATCCACCTCCCGCCCGAGGTGCGGCTCGTGTCGCTTTCGGCGACCGTGTCCAACGCCGAGGAGTTCGGCGACTGGCTCGACACCGTGCGCGGCGACACCGAGGTCATCGTCTCCGAAGTGCGGCCCGTGCCGCTCGAGCAGCACGTGCTCGTGCGGGGCGACCTCCTTCCGCTCTTCGACGACCGCGCCGGCATCGCGACGGCGCAGGTCAACCAGGAGCTCATGCGCATCCGGTCGTTCAAGGGAGCGACGTACGAGAACAACCGTCGTGCCCAGTCGATGAACAGCGCGAAGCAGCGCGGGTACGAGGCATCCCGCCGTCGTCCGCACAAGGGCGGCACCCGGCCCGTCCGTTCCGCGAACGTGCAGCGCATCGAGCGGCTCGACCGGCCGGACGTCGTCGAGCTCCTGGAGCGCGCCAACCTGCTGCCCGCGATCTTCTTCATCTTCAGCCGCATCGGATGCGACGCCGCGGTGGGGCAGGTGCGGCGATCCGGGATGCGGCTCACGACGCAGGAGGAGCGGCTCGAGATCCGCGCCATCGTCGAGGACCGCACGCGCACCCTGCTCGACGAGGACCTCGCGGTGCTGGGCTACTACGAGTGGCTCGACAACCTCGAGCGGGGCGTCGCCTCGCACCACGCGGGTCTGCTGCCGGCTTTCAAGGAGGTCGTCGAGGAGCTGTTCCAGCGCAAGCTCGTCAAAGTGGTCTTCGCCACCGAGACCCTCGCGCTCGGCATCAACATGCCCGCGCGCACGGTCGTGCTGGAGAAGCTCGAGAAGTTCAACGGCGAGGCGCGCGTCGCGATCACGTCGGGGGAGTACACGCAGCTGACGGGCCGCGCCGGGCGCCGCGGCATCGACGTGGAGGGTCACGCGGTCATCCAGTGGACCGAGGGCCTCGACCCGCAGGCGGTCGCCGCCCTCGCCTCGCGCCGCACCTACCCGCTCAACTCGAGCTTCAGGCCGACCTACAACATGGCCGTCAACCTCATCGATCAGTTCGGCCGCGGGCGGGCGCGCGAGATCCTCGAGTCGTCGTTCGCGCAGTTCCAGGCCGACCGCTCCGTCGTGGGCCTCGCCCGGCAGGTGCGCGAGCAGGAGGAGTCGCTCGCGGGCTATGAGCAGGCGATGACCTGCGACCGGGGCGACTTCGCCGAGTACTCGCAGATCCGCCGAGACCTGAGCGACCTCGAGAAGATCAACCGGAAGGACGCCAACGCGTCGCGCGCGACGCGCGACCAGCGGCAGCGCGAGCTGTCCTCTCTGCGCAAGCGCATGCAGCGGCACCCCTGCCATCAGTGCCCCGATCGCGAGCACCACGCGCGGTGGGCGGAGCGGTACTGGCGCCTGCGCCGGACCGTCGACAACCTGCGGCGCCAGATCGAGACCCGCACCGGCACGGTCGCCCGCGTCTTCGACCGCGTCGTGGACGTGCTCGGCGAGCTCGATTACGTGCGGGTCGACGATGAGGGCGCGACGCGACTCACGGCCTCCGGTCGCACCATGCGGCGGATCTACGGCGAACGCGACCTGCTCGTCTCCGAGTCCCTGCGCACGGGCATCTGGAACGACCTGGATGCCGCCTCCCTGGCCGCGCTCGCCTGCTGCCTCGTCTACGAGCCCCGCCGGGACGAAGGCGGCCCGGGGGAGCAGCGCCTGCCGCGTGGGCCTTTCCGGCACGCGCTCGGCGAGACGCACGAGCTGTGGCAGAAGCTCGACGACCTCGAGCGCGAGCACCGGCTTCCGGGCTCGGAGCCGATCGCGACGGGCCTCGCCCAGGCCATGCACTCGTGGGCGCGCGGCGTGCCGCTCGACCGGGTCCTGATCGAGGCCGACATGGCCGCCGGCGACTTCGTGCGGTGGTCGAAGCAGACGATCGACCTCCTCGACCAGGTGTCGATCGTCGCCGACGCATCACTCGGCTCCGTCGCGCGCAAGGCGCTCGACGCGGTGCGCCGCGGCATCGTCGCGTACTCGTCGGTCTGA